One part of the Deltaproteobacteria bacterium genome encodes these proteins:
- a CDS encoding lactate utilization protein: MQQAKNLSQYNEELREALDNTFLRGAMEKFATAYPVGRANAFREYDVNELIQEVVRVKDAGLTRLDQLFEEFKAKAEANGVHVHMAKDGNEANEIIARIAKDNGCKKIVKSKSMTAEETMLNHRLEKDGLEVTETDLGEWIIQLRKEGPSHMVMPAIHLSRYQVAELFSQVTQQDQSTDIQRLVKVARRELRQKYADADMGISGYNFAIAETGTIGIVTNEGNARLTT; encoded by the coding sequence ATGCAGCAGGCCAAAAATCTTTCCCAATACAACGAAGAACTGCGCGAGGCGTTGGACAACACCTTCCTGCGCGGCGCCATGGAAAAGTTCGCCACGGCCTATCCGGTGGGCCGGGCCAATGCCTTCCGCGAATACGACGTGAACGAGTTGATCCAGGAAGTGGTCAGGGTCAAGGACGCCGGTCTGACCCGTCTGGACCAGCTTTTCGAGGAATTCAAGGCCAAGGCAGAAGCCAACGGCGTGCATGTGCACATGGCCAAGGACGGCAACGAGGCCAACGAGATCATCGCCCGCATCGCCAAGGACAACGGCTGTAAAAAAATCGTCAAGTCCAAGTCCATGACGGCCGAGGAAACGATGCTCAACCATCGTCTGGAAAAAGACGGCCTGGAAGTGACCGAAACCGACCTGGGCGAGTGGATCATCCAGCTGCGCAAGGAAGGGCCCAGCCACATGGTCATGCCGGCCATCCACCTGTCCCGCTATCAGGTCGCAGAACTTTTTTCCCAGGTCACCCAGCAGGACCAGTCCACGGATATCCAGCGTCTGGTCAAGGTTGCCCGCCGTGAACTACGCCAGAAATACGCCGACGCCGACATGGGCATCAGCGGCTACAACTTCGCCATCGCCGAAACCGGCACCATCGGTATCGTCACCAACGAAGGCAATGCCCGCCTGACCAC